CACCGGAGGCCGGGTCGGTGGGGGGATCGGAGTGGGCATTGGCTTTTAGTGTCAATTTGTTCTTCGGCCGTAGCATTTTCCCCTCATGACCACCTCCGGCTGTACGTTGGGGGATGAGCCTCGATACGGCGAGGCATGGACTGTATTCCTCACACCCCTCCGTCAACACCTTTAGCGGTTCCATCAAATAATTGCTCCTGATCCTCCTTCCTCCATTTTCTGAAAGGTGATGGGGATGTGGTTCTTTCCTTCAGCAAACCTGTGCGTCTAAGATAACGGGTGCCCTCCCACTAGAGAATTTCATTAATTTTCGAAGGCAAGGCCTGACAGGTTTGGCTTTGAACAATAAACTGAAGGTGTAAGATGCAAAAAGAGCCGGAAGAATCGACAGCGTGCGTGAGTTCAGAAGGAGAGCGTCGAGCCCAAAATATGATGGGGACAGGCCGGCGGGCCACGGCTTTTTATCGGAACCAGATGGAAAGCGAATTAAACGACAATATGCAGTCGTTTATTGCCAGACAGGAGATGGTTTTTCTTTCGACCGCCAATGCCAAGGGCGAATGTGATTGTTCGTTTAGGGCGGGGACCGTCGGATTCGTTCGAGTGCTCAATCCCAGGATGTTGGCCTATCCCGAGTATCGCGGAAACGGGGTCATGGCGAGTGTCGGCAATATACTTGAGAACCCACAAATCGGCCTGATGTTCATCGATTTTTTGCAAACCACGGTCGGTCTGCATGTCAATGGAAAGGCAAAAGTCCTCACCAACGATGATATTATGCGTCTTCCCAACGTCACGGCGGCGATTCTCGAGGACGTGACCGTGGCCGGAGGACGTCATCCCGAATGCTGGACGTTGGTCGAGGTGGAGGAAGCCTTTATCCACTGCTCCAAGCATATCCCACTGCTCAAAAAATTAGACAAACCTCTTCATTGGGGTACCGACGATGAATCCCTCAAAGGCAGCGGGTTTTTCAAAGAGATCCGCTGAGAACCCATATTGAATATTGGACCAAGATCACGTGACGATATGCACAAAGACGGTTGTAGGAGAAGGATGTGTTGTACTCACCACATCAACCATGTCTGATTGAAGGGATCTTATGAAATCACCCGTACGGGAGTGGATCATTGGATGCGTGATCATATTGTTCTGTCCACTTCCGGTGTTGGCCACGGTTGGCTGGGAAACGGGGGACATCGTTCTGGATTTCGGGCTGAATCTGGAATCCGGGGAACGTACGGTCTTGGTAGATAAAGTTGAAGTCGGAGAACCCTTTTTTGTTGAATTGACCTGGAAACTGAATGCGAAAAATTGCCTTTTGCATATACAAAGATCTACGGATGGTGAAGGTGTACCCACCACCATATTGGTGGTGGATGATGGTCTATTTAATGGAGTTGTTTCCCATGCGGTCTTTCCTAAAGTAGACGAAGTGGTGGTCACGGCTCGGGAAGGGCAGAGGTGTGAAATTCAGCCGTCTCAAGATGAATTTCTCGTGATTGCCAGGGCTCCACGTGCTCCCCTGGCTTCCGAAAAAGAGTGGGCTAATGTCCCGATTGGAGGGGTGGTGGTCCTGTTCCGGGCTACAACATTTTATTTACCTCATGACGTCACGATTATGCCGGGCCAAAAGGTCTTGTGGATTTATGCCGATGGCGCCCAAGAACCCCACAGTGTCACAAGTGGTGGCTGTCGGGTGAACGATTGCTCTGGTGGTGGAAAACAGTTCGATAGTAGATTGAATCTCAATAAACCCGGACAGCGGTTCGAGCATGTGTTTAAGCATCCCGGTACATTTCCCTACCATTGCGAGCTTCATTTAGGATCTATGCAGGGCACCGTGATCGTCAAATCAGCTTTTCCCATCCATTAACTAACCCTCCTTCCTCTATGCCTGCACGAGTGAAAGCCTGAGGATAATCGGGGTTGATGGAAAAATGTTTTTTCTGCAGGCTGATAATCCCACAGATGAATCTTCCCATGGATGCATAAGAATACCAGAGGCATCCGCGTTGAATACTCACCATTTTGTACCGCGGTATGGCTTGGCTTAAAATTTTTGAGGCTTCTGGCCAAAAGGTGTTCTCCCCTTCAGAACAAAGGATTGATCTTCTTTTCACGAAACGTTTTTTGCGGGATTGAGACGGTCCAGCGTTTTTTCATCTACCCGGTCCGGATGGGCATACATCAGAGGATAAGTGGTGTATAATTAGCGTTTTGGCCGATACGCATCTGGGGTGGGAAAACCCGTTCAATTCGTGACATCAACCGGGGGTGTTTGGTCGACCGGTGCCTGTGTTTTATAGAACATCCATATGTCTTATCTGCGCTGCTGCCGAGTGATGCGTTGTCCATCACGACCGGGAATGTCCTGGTGTCTGAAGCCGATCCTGTGTATTGATTGGCCAGGGTCCCATAGAACGGGGGGGGGACGATGTCCGTAGAACCCTTTGGTGTCCTGGAACACCTGAAAGTTCTTTCTCCTAATCATGTATACTTTCTGGCTTCCAAGGCTTTTGTCCTTCGCGGGTATGAGTATTACGCCCAAGGAAGGCTCGAGTCGTATAGCTGGGACCGGACCCAGACTATCTTGTCGGCTACGGTGCGAGGGGCGACCCAGTATCTGGTTCGGTTCGGTGTGCACAACGGGCAGCTGACCTTTTCCTGCACCTGTCCGGTGTGGACGCCGGAGTCGCATTGCAAACATGTCATTTGTGCCCTATTGACCACAGTCAATCTCCTGCTTCCCGATACCTTCCGTATGCCTTCATCCAATTCCACCCAACGAGCGCTGCTCCTGCGACAACTCATGGAACGCGTCGGGAGCCCTTTGGCCTCAAAACCACCCACTCCGGCCGCTCCTCCACGCTTCGAGATTACTCTTCGAAACCGTCATGGAGTGTCTTCCATTAGCATTACCAACCATGGGAACATTTGCCAATCCTTTGCGGGAATGCCCACCGAGCTAGCCGTGCTGCTTCGTGCCACCCAGGATCCTGCATGGTCGGTCCAGGAAGGGCTGCGTGACTTCCTTAAACATCACGGACAGAACCATGCCTTGTTCTTTGAGCATGCGGATGGGAAATATCCTGTGGAATGGGCGCCGGATTCGTTATATACCACGAAAACCGAGTTGGACATTCTCGGTTCGCATGTCTCGATTGCCGCCTGTTGTTTGCGTTTCGGAGAGGTGCAACGGGACACCCACGCCTGTATGGGCTTTGCAGCTGATTTGGGCGCGAAAAAACTTGGACCACTCGAACATGAAGGTGGGTGGGCCGTGTACGATTTGTTGTATGAAAACAGTCAACGGGAACGGGTTATTGAGCCTGAGGATGTTCTCAGTCGTCCGTTGGCCCTGCCCTCGACACCCCACAATCGCGATG
This region of Nitrospira sp. MA-1 genomic DNA includes:
- a CDS encoding pyridoxamine 5'-phosphate oxidase family protein; protein product: MQKEPEESTACVSSEGERRAQNMMGTGRRATAFYRNQMESELNDNMQSFIARQEMVFLSTANAKGECDCSFRAGTVGFVRVLNPRMLAYPEYRGNGVMASVGNILENPQIGLMFIDFLQTTVGLHVNGKAKVLTNDDIMRLPNVTAAILEDVTVAGGRHPECWTLVEVEEAFIHCSKHIPLLKKLDKPLHWGTDDESLKGSGFFKEIR
- a CDS encoding plastocyanin/azurin family copper-binding protein; amino-acid sequence: MKSPVREWIIGCVIILFCPLPVLATVGWETGDIVLDFGLNLESGERTVLVDKVEVGEPFFVELTWKLNAKNCLLHIQRSTDGEGVPTTILVVDDGLFNGVVSHAVFPKVDEVVVTAREGQRCEIQPSQDEFLVIARAPRAPLASEKEWANVPIGGVVVLFRATTFYLPHDVTIMPGQKVLWIYADGAQEPHSVTSGGCRVNDCSGGGKQFDSRLNLNKPGQRFEHVFKHPGTFPYHCELHLGSMQGTVIVKSAFPIH